From Periophthalmus magnuspinnatus isolate fPerMag1 chromosome 1, fPerMag1.2.pri, whole genome shotgun sequence:
aactgctattttaatgtcatttgtgttattgtgtgcAGCCGCTGCGTGGGGATGGACTGGGATAAAGATGGAGATACTCTGGCTGTGATAGCTGCGAAATCCAACGCTGTTCACCTTTGGGATGCTAGTGTCAATAAAACCTCTCACATAGAGAGTGGAATGAAGTTAGTGTTGAATGATTTTCAATAGCCctatgtgatttttaaaataaatgaaaatgtgttgtttacttCAGAGATCAAATGTCCCTCATTTTGTGGTCAAAAACAAGTTCTCTGTTAGCCATTGGAACTGTCAAAGGAAATCTACTGATTTATAATCCACAGACAACACGCAAGATTCCTGTACTTGGTAATCCTCACATTTGTACATTGCTGTATGATATTCTTTCTATTGCCTCACatgtctctgttttgttttaggtAAACATACCAAGAAGATAACATGTGGCTGCTGGAGCTCTCAAAATCTTCTGGCTCTAGGAAGCGAAGACAACACTCTTACAATCAGTAATCATGAAGGGGACACAATTCGACAGGTACTGTTGTTCTTGTAGCACACATACAAATAGAAAAGACTGATTGATTTCTATTGTTGTGCATGCATTCATTTCTTTAGACAACTTTACGTGGTGAACCAGCTGAAAtttacttttctgtaaaaaaaactgaTGAAAGATCCACGCATGGTGAGAGTACTGTAAGTTCTTTTCTTCCCTATAatactgctgtttatttattactctttttttcttttttaccctttttttaaagttagtgttttttgttcttCAGATAAGTTTTTCTGTGGACAAGAAAATACTTGTTCTGTTCAACATTAATGACCCAGAGGACAGGACACATTTGGCTTTTCAGCGCCACTATGGGCATATTGTATCTTATTGctggtacttttttttaacagattcAGATTCAGTTGTTGTGAATTCCATAGTTGTAAATATTATGTTACCTCTAGGTATGGCGATGGTTACATCCTCATTGGTTTTTCCAATGGATATTTTGTGGTGATCTCTACCCACAGCAGAGAAATAGGTGAGGAACTTTACCAGGCACGCAATCATAAAGATTGTCTCAACAGTGTGGCCATCTCTTCAACTTTAAACAAGGCTGCTTCTTGTGGGGACAACACGTATGTGCATGACTTTATCAAGTTAACTGAATGTTTTACTTGGACATAACAATATTTGTTATTGCAGAATAAAGATCCACGAGCTTTCTGACCTTAAAGATATAAGCAATTTACTTCGGCTGGATGATGAAACCAAAGGTGTGGTAGCTTTCTTTTTTGGATTAAAGAATTTGGAGTTTGTATTCTTATGAATCCCAGCCTTTTTTTCTGCAGGACTGGACCAGCTTAGTTGGACAGACGATGGTCAACTACTGGCTGTATCCACTCAAAAAGGAACACTTCATGTTTTCCTCACTAAGCTGCCCATCCTGGGTGACAGCTTTGGAACCAGAATGGCTTTTCTTACCTCTTTGTTAGAGGTTACTGTGTTCAATCAGGTGGAAGGGGTGagaatacatttacatattatatGTATTAAGAAAAGACAGTGTTTGTAAAAGTTACATTGTAGGTACATTGCTATTTTATTGGTTTGTTTCTATACTAGACCATTTCTACTGACTTTTTCAGGAGAATCCTGTGGTTATTGAAGTGGAAGTTGAACCAACTTTTATTGCAGTGGGCCCATACCATGTGGCAGTGGGAATGAACAACAGAGCTTGGTTTTATGCTATAGACGATCAAAAACCTGGTCTGTGCCATACTGTTCCATACTATTTGATGTGATTCCTAAAACACTAAACTTCAAACTCTTACTCAGGTTTTAAAAAGTTGAAGGACATTGAATATCTGGGTACAATAGCCAACATGTGCCTTAATGCTGAATATGCCGCTGCGCTGTTTGAGGGAAAGGTTCAACTGCACATGGTGAATAAATCGTTTTTATAAACTTCATTAACTTAATTTACATTATTCAAGAGGCATCTGTTTGAGTGCAGATTGAAGGCCGAGACcaggaagagaagagacaaaTGAAGTTATTCCCAGATGATGACAGAAAAGGACGGATTTTATGTCATGCTCTGACCAACGATTTCCTCTATTATggaacaaatgtaaaaagatattttttcattattagagAATAGTTTATAATAGATATATTTGGTATGCAACATCTGAAGTAACATTTTTGCGCACAGGGCATTTTCTTtaccatgttttattttcttgtcaGTTAGGTCATATTATGTGTTTCCTGGTGGAGGACTGGGAAAAGGCGTGCTGTTACGAGCACTCTGTCGGTGTGATCAAAGTGTTTCCAGATTTGAATGGATCACGAATAGTTTTTATTGATGACAAGAATGGTGGATTCTTACTGTCTCCttcaaatgtatgtaaatgttaCAGCAACTGTTTATCAGTAAGAGCATACTGTGACTTGCAAAATTCATGTGTTATTTAGGCAACTGACGTCTGCCTTGAGCTCCCTAATTTCTCACCGACCATCACAGGAGTGCTCTGGGACAACTGGCATGCCGATAGAGGGGTGTTTGTGGCATATGACTATGACAAAGTCCACACCTACGCCCTGCATAAAACCACTATATATGGTACAGTAACTGAAGCATCTAAATTAAATActgtaaacttttaaaaaatgtatattggttacagttataatattttatttttggtcagGTCCCAGGGTGGTGTTGGTTGGAAGCACTCCTCTTTTATTTTCCCAGAAGCCTTTGCTCTTATACAATGGAGAGCTGACCTGTCAAACAGCTAGTGGAAAAACCAGCAATGTCACCCTGAGTACACACTCATTTCCAAAAAGTTCTTTCAAAAAAGATGCAAAGTCACCAGATGACTTCAAAAAGCACTTGAATGATGCACTGATGCTGAAGAGGTGCGGATGGTTTGAGCCAATAATTTCAGTTAATTGAAACTTTAGTGgttacatgtttttgtaatgttcaTACATTTGGTGTAATTATACTTTTTCCTAGGTTTCATGATGCTCAAGAACTGTGCAGAGCGTGGGGCGATGACAAAGACTTTGATGAGATGGGTAAAGCCTGCCTTGTGCACATGGAGATTGAGCTGGCCATTCAAACCTATCGAATGAACTGCAATGTTGGTATGGTGATGTCACTGATGAGCATTCAGGTACAACACCTGCTGTACAAAACCAtttgactttttacatttacagttatCGTGCTCCTcacaatcagattttttttttttacctctcaTTGTTTTAGGGCATTGAGGACAGGAATTTGCTAGCTGGTCATTTGGCCATGTTTCTGGGTGACTTCAATCAGGCACAAGACCTTTACCTTTCCTCAAGTTGCCCAAATGCTGCCCTGGAGGTAAACAGCGCATATGACAGATACTTACTATGGCAGTCTAAGTCTAAATGCTTATTTGCTATTGCTTTTGGTTCAGATGAGAAGGGACCTGCTACACTGGGACAGTGCTCTGTTGCTGGCCAAGAGTTTAGCAGAAGACCAGATTCCTTTTATTTCCAAGGAATATGCTGTTCATCTTGAGTTTATGTGAGTACTCTGtacatctttttaaaaatgattttatatataaaaaaaaaagtatgaccCCTTAATTTCCTTTCCAGTGGAGACTATGTGAATGCACTGGCACATTATGAGAAAGGAATGACACATGACAATAAAGTAAGAATAAATAACCttgtttagtgtgtgtgtgtgtgtgtgtgtgtatatgtatatatgtatgtatatgtgtgtgtatatatagatagatagagagatagagagatagatatatagagatagatatatatagagaaAGTAAACTTTTGCACTGGCACAACAGGAGCATGATGAGGTGTGTCAAGCTGGAGTAGCCAGGATGTCCATTAGGATGGGGGACATCAGGAGAGGCTCTGCACAAGCTGTGCAGCATCCAAGTCGAGTCCTGAAGAAAGAGTGTGGAGCCATCCTGGAGAGCATGAAGGTAGTAACACTGATATGAAGCTGattgtgtttatattgtttggTAACTATTTATACTTTGTCATACCAGCAATTTGCTGAAGCTGCTCAGCTCTATGAAAAAGGGCAATATTATGATAAGGCTGCATCTGTTTATATTCGGTGTAAGAACTGGTAAGAAAATATGATTTCATAATGTGCAATAACTTGAGAACTTTTGTTCACTTGTGactttgtcttgtgttttttcttaGGACTAAAGTGGGAGAGCTGCTTCCAAATGTGTCTTCCCCAAAAATTCACTTGCAATATGCCAAAGCAAAGGAGGCAGACGGAAAGTGAGTCTGCCTGGTCTGTTATtagttattgtttattattaattaatcaaGCTTGTTAAAATTATGTATCCATTTGTCATTTGACTGTGCAAAGGTACAAAGAGGCAACTCAGGCTTATGAGAGTGCCAAAGACTGGGACAATATGATCCGCGTTCTGCTGGACCATTTGAACAACCCAGAGGACGCTGTTCGCATTGTCCGGGAGACACAGAGCAT
This genomic window contains:
- the wdr19 gene encoding WD repeat-containing protein 19; translated protein: MKSVFVLADKAWAGSNILYRWQKSLGNYVAVAGHDNTVKIFDRHGHKWAELSLPGRCVGMDWDKDGDTLAVIAAKSNAVHLWDASVNKTSHIESGMKDQMSLILWSKTSSLLAIGTVKGNLLIYNPQTTRKIPVLGKHTKKITCGCWSSQNLLALGSEDNTLTISNHEGDTIRQTTLRGEPAEIYFSVKKTDERSTHGESTISFSVDKKILVLFNINDPEDRTHLAFQRHYGHIVSYCWYGDGYILIGFSNGYFVVISTHSREIGEELYQARNHKDCLNSVAISSTLNKAASCGDNTIKIHELSDLKDISNLLRLDDETKGLDQLSWTDDGQLLAVSTQKGTLHVFLTKLPILGDSFGTRMAFLTSLLEVTVFNQVEGENPVVIEVEVEPTFIAVGPYHVAVGMNNRAWFYAIDDQKPGFKKLKDIEYLGTIANMCLNAEYAAALFEGKVQLHMIEGRDQEEKRQMKLFPDDDRKGRILCHALTNDFLYYGTNLGHIMCFLVEDWEKACCYEHSVGVIKVFPDLNGSRIVFIDDKNGGFLLSPSNATDVCLELPNFSPTITGVLWDNWHADRGVFVAYDYDKVHTYALHKTTIYGPRVVLVGSTPLLFSQKPLLLYNGELTCQTASGKTSNVTLSTHSFPKSSFKKDAKSPDDFKKHLNDALMLKRFHDAQELCRAWGDDKDFDEMGKACLVHMEIELAIQTYRMNCNVGMVMSLMSIQGIEDRNLLAGHLAMFLGDFNQAQDLYLSSSCPNAALEMRRDLLHWDSALLLAKSLAEDQIPFISKEYAVHLEFIGDYVNALAHYEKGMTHDNKEHDEVCQAGVARMSIRMGDIRRGSAQAVQHPSRVLKKECGAILESMKQFAEAAQLYEKGQYYDKAASVYIRCKNWTKVGELLPNVSSPKIHLQYAKAKEADGKYKEATQAYESAKDWDNMIRVLLDHLNNPEDAVRIVRETQSIDGAKMVARFFLRLNDYASAIHFLVLSQCNDEAFQLAQQHGQMEVYAEIIGSEATQEDYQSIALYFEGEKKHLLAGKFFQKCGQYSRALKHFLKCPNTEDNLAVEMAIETVGQAKDASLTTQLIDYLMGESDGVPRDAKYLFRLYMALQQYREAARTAIIIAREEQSAGNYRNAHDVLFSMYTELQAQKIRIPSEMSTNLMILHSYLLVKVHVKRGDHLKGARMLIRVSNNISKFPAHVVPILTSAVIECHRAGLKNSAFSFAAMLMRPEYRNDIDPKYRKKIEAMVRRPDTSELEEETTPCPFCGFQLPQNDLLCISCKNNLPYCIATGRHMLKEDWSVCPHCEFPALYSQFILLLETETVCPMCSEPLDVKQIKKITDCSGYLKTEEPDQ